One Microbacter margulisiae genomic window carries:
- a CDS encoding AAA family ATPase — MNPTVDIRELNERIEKESAFVDTLTMGMNQIIVGQKHLVESLLIGLLSDGHILLEGVPGLAKTLAIKTLSQLVDANYSRIQFTPDLLPADVIGTMIYSQKKEEFNIKKGPIFSHFILADEINRAPAKVQSALLEAMQERQVTIGDHTFKLEEPFLVLATENPIEQEGTYPLPEAQVDRFMLKVIISYPKKEEEKAIIRLNMMESLPIVKPLIKPSEIVAARNVVREVYVDEKIERYIVDIVFATRFPDEYGIKNLTNMIAYGGSPRASISLAMASKAYAFIKRRGYVIPEDVRAVCYDVLRHRIGLSYEAEANNLTSEEIISEVLNAVEVP, encoded by the coding sequence ATGAATCCAACAGTTGATATTAGAGAGCTCAACGAGCGCATTGAAAAGGAAAGTGCGTTTGTAGATACCTTGACAATGGGTATGAATCAAATCATTGTAGGTCAGAAACACTTAGTCGAATCGTTGTTAATCGGATTGCTGTCTGATGGTCATATCCTATTGGAAGGGGTTCCTGGATTGGCAAAAACATTGGCAATAAAAACGTTATCTCAGTTAGTTGACGCAAACTATAGCCGAATTCAGTTCACTCCTGATTTATTGCCAGCCGACGTTATTGGTACTATGATTTATAGTCAGAAGAAAGAAGAATTTAATATTAAAAAAGGACCGATTTTCTCTCATTTTATTTTGGCTGATGAAATCAACCGTGCTCCGGCAAAAGTGCAGAGTGCATTGCTTGAAGCGATGCAGGAACGTCAGGTTACCATTGGAGATCATACCTTTAAGCTTGAAGAACCCTTTTTAGTATTAGCAACAGAAAACCCGATAGAACAGGAAGGAACCTATCCACTGCCAGAAGCTCAGGTTGACCGTTTTATGTTGAAGGTAATTATTTCTTATCCTAAAAAAGAAGAGGAAAAAGCAATTATCCGACTTAATATGATGGAGTCGCTGCCTATCGTAAAACCATTGATTAAGCCTTCTGAAATTGTTGCTGCCCGGAATGTAGTACGTGAAGTTTATGTTGATGAAAAGATTGAACGTTATATAGTTGATATTGTATTTGCTACCCGATTCCCTGATGAATATGGCATTAAAAATTTGACTAATATGATTGCATATGGAGGGTCGCCACGGGCTTCCATTAGCCTTGCCATGGCATCAAAAGCATATGCTTTCATCAAACGTCGTGGTTATGTTATTCCCGAAGATGTTCGTGCTGTTTGCTATGACGTGCTTCGTCACCGTATCGGTCTCAGCTATGAGGCTGAAGCCAACAATCTGACTTCGGAAGAAATCATAAGCGAAGTATTGAATGCTGTTGAAGTACCTTAG
- the yidD gene encoding membrane protein insertion efficiency factor YidD, which translates to MKKILSSLLLLPIYFYRYFISPIKPPTCRYTPTCSQYAIEAIQKHGPFKGLWLAVKRILSCHPWGGSGYDPVP; encoded by the coding sequence ATAAAAAAGATTCTATCCTCGTTATTATTGTTACCGATATATTTTTATCGTTATTTTATTTCTCCGATTAAACCACCCACATGTCGCTATACTCCAACATGTTCGCAATATGCCATTGAGGCAATTCAGAAACATGGGCCGTTTAAAGGGTTGTGGCTTGCTGTTAAACGGATACTGAGCTGTCATCCATGGGGTGGGAGCGGCTATGACCCCGTGCCATAA
- a CDS encoding VWA domain-containing protein: MFQFAQPNYLFLLLLVPLILLLFLYSRIMKRKNIARFGNPELVKSLMPNYSSSRPVVKFYLLLAAMTLIILALARPQFGTGTETVKRHGIQVMIAVDVSNSMRATDVSPDRLDVAKQLLSSLIDKLSNDQIGIVVFAGEAQVQLPITSDNIAAKMFLSNISTNMISYQGTAIGSAIDLSLKSLASTSKAGRAIVLLTDGENFEDNAIDAAKLAAKKGIMVDVVGVGTPQGSPIPISGTMSYMKDQQGNVVVTHLNEQMCKEIAAAGKGIYVRADNSDNALRAVNNSLQQLATAPIENEVYSTSNEQFVNLAWLAFFLLLIDMIILERKNKWINQFKWF; this comes from the coding sequence ATGTTTCAGTTTGCACAGCCTAATTATTTATTCTTGTTATTGTTAGTTCCGCTCATTTTACTGCTGTTTCTGTACAGTAGAATTATGAAACGAAAAAATATTGCCCGCTTTGGTAATCCTGAGTTGGTCAAATCGTTAATGCCTAATTATTCTTCGTCACGTCCAGTTGTAAAGTTCTATTTGCTTTTGGCAGCCATGACATTGATTATTTTAGCTCTGGCAAGACCTCAGTTTGGAACAGGGACGGAAACTGTTAAGCGGCATGGCATTCAGGTGATGATTGCGGTTGACGTGTCAAATTCCATGAGAGCTACGGATGTATCGCCTGATCGTTTGGATGTGGCGAAACAATTGCTGTCTTCCCTGATTGATAAATTGTCCAATGATCAGATTGGTATTGTTGTATTTGCGGGAGAAGCACAGGTACAGCTTCCCATTACCTCGGATAATATTGCTGCAAAAATGTTTTTATCCAATATCAGCACGAATATGATTTCATATCAAGGTACTGCAATAGGATCAGCTATTGATTTGTCTCTTAAATCATTAGCTTCTACTTCAAAAGCAGGGAGGGCTATTGTACTTCTTACTGATGGTGAAAATTTTGAGGATAATGCCATTGATGCTGCGAAACTGGCAGCTAAGAAAGGAATTATGGTTGATGTAGTAGGCGTCGGTACGCCGCAAGGATCTCCTATTCCGATCTCTGGAACGATGAGTTATATGAAAGATCAGCAGGGCAATGTGGTTGTGACACATTTGAATGAACAAATGTGTAAAGAAATTGCTGCTGCTGGTAAGGGGATTTATGTACGTGCCGACAACTCAGATAATGCTTTGAGAGCTGTAAATAATAGTTTGCAGCAATTGGCAACTGCGCCTATTGAAAATGAGGTTTATTCAACCAGTAACGAACAATTTGTCAATTTAGCATGGTTAGCTTTCTTTCTTTTATTGATAGATATGATTATACTGGAAAGAAAAAATAAATGGATCAATCAGTTTAAATGGTTTTGA
- a CDS encoding vWA domain-containing protein — protein MVFRNPGFLFLLLVLLPMIAGYFWKLRQSDASMQISSTRYFAGFPKTRRLYLRHVPFIFRLLTVIMLIIVIARPQISNAVSNKTTEGIDIMLAIDVSGSMLAKDFTPNRIEAAKNVAAEFINSRPNDNIGLVIFASQAFTLCPLTTNHAALLNLLKTVNFGEINDGTAIGVGLATAINRLRNSKVKSKVIILLTDGSNNTGDIAPLTAAEIAKTYGIRVYTIGVGTRGLAPMPVMTPFGLQYQNMQVDIDEGTLQQIATMTNGQYFRATDTERLHEIYHDIDQLEKNKMHVKEFYHNQDDYMLFALLALLFMTMELVLRYTILRKIP, from the coding sequence ATGGTATTTAGAAATCCTGGTTTCTTGTTTTTGTTGCTGGTGCTTTTGCCCATGATTGCAGGGTATTTTTGGAAATTACGCCAGTCGGATGCAAGCATGCAAATATCATCAACCCGCTATTTTGCTGGTTTTCCTAAAACAAGACGCTTGTATTTGAGGCATGTTCCGTTCATATTTCGTTTACTGACAGTTATCATGTTGATTATTGTTATTGCCAGACCGCAGATTTCCAATGCGGTGTCTAATAAAACAACTGAAGGTATCGATATTATGTTGGCAATTGACGTGTCAGGGTCCATGCTGGCCAAAGATTTTACCCCGAATCGTATTGAAGCTGCTAAAAATGTTGCAGCTGAGTTTATAAATAGTCGTCCGAACGATAATATTGGATTGGTTATTTTTGCCAGTCAGGCATTTACGTTATGCCCATTGACGACGAATCATGCGGCTTTATTAAATCTGCTAAAGACAGTAAACTTTGGTGAGATCAATGACGGAACTGCAATTGGAGTTGGCTTGGCTACTGCAATCAACCGATTACGTAATAGCAAAGTGAAATCGAAAGTTATTATATTGCTTACCGACGGATCGAATAATACCGGAGATATTGCACCTTTGACAGCGGCTGAAATAGCAAAAACTTATGGCATAAGGGTTTATACTATTGGAGTTGGGACACGTGGATTGGCTCCTATGCCTGTGATGACTCCTTTTGGATTGCAATATCAAAATATGCAGGTTGATATTGATGAAGGCACTTTGCAACAAATAGCCACTATGACTAATGGTCAATATTTCAGAGCTACGGATACGGAAAGATTGCATGAGATCTATCATGATATTGATCAATTGGAAAAGAATAAGATGCATGTTAAGGAATTTTATCATAATCAGGATGATTATATGTTGTTTGCTTTGCTTGCATTGTTGTTCATGACTATGGAACTGGTGTTGCGCTATACCATATTACGAAAGATTCCGTAA
- a CDS encoding ribonuclease P protein component produces MQHHYSFSKSERLAGEKKIQQLFENGKSLIAYPLRVLFLQNSTQAEPCKVLFSVPKRRFKRANKRNLLKRRMREAYRLNKQLLYDDMNEQKQGQMIGITYIANDILPFSLIEKKMTEAMHMLQHHWAKECH; encoded by the coding sequence ATGCAACATCATTACTCATTTTCAAAATCAGAACGGTTAGCAGGGGAAAAGAAGATCCAACAATTGTTTGAAAATGGCAAATCATTGATAGCATATCCTTTGCGTGTTCTTTTTTTGCAAAACTCTACACAAGCAGAACCTTGTAAAGTCCTTTTTAGTGTTCCGAAACGCCGTTTTAAGAGGGCTAATAAACGCAATTTACTCAAAAGACGTATGCGCGAGGCTTATCGTTTGAATAAGCAGCTCCTTTATGATGATATGAACGAGCAAAAACAAGGGCAAATGATTGGAATTACATACATAGCCAATGACATATTGCCATTCTCCCTAATTGAAAAAAAAATGACAGAAGCTATGCATATGTTGCAGCATCATTGGGCAAAAGAATGTCATTAG
- a CDS encoding DUF58 domain-containing protein — protein METTDLLKRVRQIEIKTRGLSNDIFAGEYHSAFKGRGMTFSEVREYQYGDDIRNIDWNVTARFNHPFVKIFEEERELTVMLLVDVSGSRDFGTMSQTKKNMITEIAATIAFSAIQNKDKIGVIFFSDKIEKFIPPQKGKKHTLYIIRELINFEPENSNTDISMVLEYFTSAIKRRCIAFLISDFIDGDFDRAISLANRKHDVVALQVYDPRETELPNIGLMKVKDAETGERLWVDTSDRRLRMAYHNWWGENQINLQQVLAKSHVDYVSISTDQDYVKALMRLFKQRS, from the coding sequence ATGGAAACAACAGATTTATTAAAACGGGTACGTCAGATTGAGATAAAAACACGGGGATTGTCCAATGACATCTTTGCCGGAGAATATCATTCTGCATTTAAAGGAAGAGGAATGACTTTTTCTGAAGTGCGTGAATATCAATATGGAGACGATATAAGAAACATTGATTGGAATGTAACGGCGCGTTTTAATCACCCGTTTGTTAAAATTTTTGAAGAAGAGCGTGAATTGACAGTTATGTTATTGGTCGATGTGTCGGGCAGTCGTGATTTTGGCACCATGTCACAGACAAAAAAAAACATGATTACCGAAATAGCTGCCACGATTGCTTTTTCTGCCATTCAAAATAAAGATAAAATTGGTGTCATCTTTTTTTCTGATAAGATTGAAAAATTCATTCCTCCACAAAAAGGGAAGAAGCATACCTTATATATCATTAGGGAACTGATCAATTTTGAACCAGAAAATAGTAATACAGATATTTCAATGGTTCTTGAATATTTTACATCGGCCATTAAACGTCGTTGTATTGCTTTTTTGATCTCGGATTTTATTGATGGTGATTTTGATCGTGCCATATCTCTGGCTAATCGTAAACATGATGTAGTAGCCTTGCAGGTTTATGATCCGAGGGAAACCGAGCTTCCGAATATTGGTCTGATGAAGGTAAAAGATGCTGAAACAGGTGAGCGATTGTGGGTTGACACTTCAGATCGTCGTTTGCGTATGGCTTATCATAACTGGTGGGGCGAAAATCAGATTAATTTGCAGCAAGTGCTGGCAAAAAGTCATGTTGATTATGTCTCTATTAGCACTGATCAGGATTATGTCAAAGCTTTGATGAGGCTTTTCAAACAACGTTCATGA